Genomic DNA from Desulfuromonas sp. TF:
CCCCCTGGACGGGGCGCTTTACGAAAGGATTCGCCAGGTGGCCGTGGAAGCATCCCGGGCGCTTGGCTGCGCCGGAGCGGTCCGGGTCGATTTCATGGTGCGGGAGAGGGAGTTCTACTGTCTGGAAGTAAATACGATCCCTGGAATGACCGAAACCAGCCTGCTGCCCAAGGCCGCGGCGCATGCCGGGATCTCTTTCGGCGAACTGACCCAGCGGATTCTCGAAGGAGCTGCGCTTGGGAAATAATTGTTTGAATGTTATCAGACTCAGGTTTTACAATTCATCAAGATCTTAAAACAAAATTCGAGGTTCCAGAGTGAGGGATTTGAAATCCCAGAAACCGACCCGGACCAAGGGAAACCGGCGCAAGCGCAAGAAAGAGGCGCGGGACTGGAAGAAGTTTTTCCACCGGTTTCTGCGCATCTCGATCTTCGCCGGCAGCGTCGCCCTCGTGGCCAGCGCAACCGTGCTGGTGGGCCGCCTGCTTTCCGATTCGGACTTCTTCCGCATCGACAGCGTCCGGGTGGCGGACCTTCAGAGGGTCAGCCGGGAAGAGATTCTTTCCCTCTCCGATATCCAGCCCGGGATGAACATCTTCAATCTCGATCTGGAGATGATCGGCCGGAAGATCGAAGAGAACCCCTGGATCTCAACCGCCTCCGTTCAGAGGATTTTCCCCCGGGAGGTGAGCATCCAGGTGACCGAAAGGGTGCCGCGGGCAGTGGTGTCTCTGGGATATCTCTATTATGCCGACGAATCGGGGGAAATTTTCAAGCTCCTGGATCCCGAGGACCGACTCGATTATCCGCTGGTAACCGGTCTGGACCGGAGCGACGTTCTGGATAATCCGGCAACGGCCCGCCGCCACCTGAAGGAGGCCATGGTCCTGCTGGAGGACCTTGCCGACAGAAAACGGTTCAATCTGGATGATGTTTCCGAGCTGCATATCGATCAGACGGAAGGATTCATTGTTTATACCTATTACGGCGGAGTCCCCGTCCGGATGGGGTGGGGTAATTTTACCGGTAAGCTGGATCGCCTGGAGAGCATTTACCGGGACCTGGAACCGAGACTCTCGACCCTCAAGCACATTGACCTGAATGTCGCCGATCGGGTGATCGTCAAGCTTGAAGCCAGGGGGCCGAATGAAAAGGGATAGCATTCAAGGGGGAAAGGGAGAACGATGAGCAACAGAAAAGAAAACCTGGTCGTGGGACTGGATATCGGCACCACCAAGATCTGCGCCATAGTCGGGAGCCTTACCGATGAAGGTCTGGACATTGTCGGGATCGGCACCAGTCCTTCCAAAGGGCTGCGAAAAGGGGTGGTGATCAATATCGAGAGCACCGTCGAGGCGATCCGCAAGGCGCTGCAGGAGGCGGAGCTCATGGCCGGCTGCGAGATCAAGTCGGTCTTCGCCGGAATCGCCGGAGGCCACATAAAGGGTTTCAATTCCCAGGGGGTCATCGCGATCAAGAACCGGGAGGTCAACAACGACGACATCCGCCGGGTGATCGATGCGGCCAAGGCCATCGCCATTCCCATGGACCGGGAAGTGAT
This window encodes:
- a CDS encoding cell division protein FtsQ/DivIB, encoding MKSQKPTRTKGNRRKRKKEARDWKKFFHRFLRISIFAGSVALVASATVLVGRLLSDSDFFRIDSVRVADLQRVSREEILSLSDIQPGMNIFNLDLEMIGRKIEENPWISTASVQRIFPREVSIQVTERVPRAVVSLGYLYYADESGEIFKLLDPEDRLDYPLVTGLDRSDVLDNPATARRHLKEAMVLLEDLADRKRFNLDDVSELHIDQTEGFIVYTYYGGVPVRMGWGNFTGKLDRLESIYRDLEPRLSTLKHIDLNVADRVIVKLEARGPNEKG